From the genome of Fusarium oxysporum f. sp. lycopersici 4287 chromosome 3, whole genome shotgun sequence, one region includes:
- a CDS encoding hypothetical protein (At least one base has a quality score < 10) has protein sequence MSLRAWADVVLRRHGGRFATHHIFAFLVFNMSVRSKNRRVSVLSVTRKSFRKAEGIIQSLSAERLAAARVDLESSGKTTDEAVKELLRSLSLYGFRQPMSRESRLSMRRKIQSLILRYGVPVIWFTLNPNDITNPVKLRLAAYRTREPDAAEAFLKSLDMSYKRVRLAISDPMSSAIFFHREMTLFFEHYVKVGGESVFGRISHYYGAVETNERGALHIHGLLWLHGNSHLSSMVPDTGGEDQATCRDRIIQYIDSVFSEDLDQEAFCAVQAERSVTSDISSLLGNREQFSAAFDEEANFCAGATQIHTHSPTCVKYSLSKDKRAKKRGLCRFQAPWRLVEKTAFTADGVLHIRRSIACKDEIPAAWGEVSFENEWGPGRGWLQVLRRPGKHASVCLDGYLSKDFDQDDEEPCYRRAAVQHLALFVPWESFLCRETDDINSIWARARKALPPRISCLVDNVQLLRRSAEDAKRDARQWAASSGDGELTATHAHQDRAGEAREEATSAYQSDSVGNATRLIDVVRGAIGAAQITEGSPELMGMMQQLCHFQQSALCSTVELQATVTPEPGERRVSIRGNRFSGVVVPPQGQVKAIKAQQIRASREKEKMIQGIQSTVAAHGTDRSAVVQSLLTGFGEEDIQMTAADFEGTPVNASPSMEVHFDNSFKAEQRHQHDKAHALWKKFTTVVMLDEQVRAAGDPVLQRLLKRIRLGVQDRTDLELRNSRCYREDRRIPWETGITVVTPLNRNRWNLNMEATLAFQILQRSLMRIFISEHKWKDGLPTEEEAIMMLNQGDDSAIPVPAIFMFVPGIPVVVNHNTHQGLKLVNGASYTALEVILDETHPGHRISADMMIHFGPPAGIILESETTKDIHFAGMPSGTVLLTPMSVRIQCQRKRPWQRNDVSRKGLPCAAAFACTDYKVQGRTLERVALELRGTRTTNVDGRIVPSQCDPYSLYVQLSRCSSLDGIMLVSKVRERDLVGNRVPPEMTAAQARLEELSDRTIREAKRWLDNDSQG, from the exons ATGAGTCTGCGAGCGTGGGCCGATGTAGTGTTGCGGCGCCACGGTGGTCGGTTTGCGACGCACCACATATTTGCATTCCTTGTGTTCAACATGAGCGTGCGGTCGAAGAACCGGCGCGTGAGCGTGCTAAGCGTGACGAGAAAAAGTTTCCGAAAGGCAGAGGGCATTATACAGTCGCTGTCTGCAGAGAGGTTAGCAGCGGCGAGGGTCGACTTGGAGAGCTCAGGCAAAACGACCGATGAGGCTGTGAAGGAGCTTCTGAGAAGCCTCTCCCTGTACGGCTTCCGGCAGCCTATGTCCAGGGAAAGCCGCTTGAGTATGCGGCGGAAGATACAGTCGCTAATCCTCCGCTATGGTGTACCGGTGATATGGTTCACGCTCAACCCGAACGATATTACGAACCCGGTGAAGCTGCGGCTTGCAGCATACCGCACCCGTGAACCTGATGCGGCCGAGGCTTTCTTGAAGAGCCTCGACATGTCGTACAAACGTGTGCGGCTGGCCATTTCGGACCCCATGAGCtctgccatcttcttccaccGAGAGATGACGTTATTCTTCGAGCATTATGTAAAAGTGGGAGGGGAGTCAGTATTTGGGCGCATCAGCCATTATTATGGTGCCGTGGAGACCAACGAACGAGGAGCGCTTCACATCCACGGGTTGCTTTGGTTGCATGGGAACTCGCATTTGAGCTCGATGGTTCCCGATACCGGGGGCGAGGACCAAGCCACGTGCCGTGACCGTATCATCCAATACATAGATAGTGTCTTCTCCGAG GACCTGGACCAGGAAGCGTTTTGCGCCGTCCAAGCGGAGCGATCGGTAACATCGGACATCTCGTCCCTGCTGGGCAATAGGGAGCAGTTTTCGGCTGCATTTGATGAGGAAGCCAACTTTTGTGCCGGCGCAACACAGATCCATACTCACAGCCCAACTTGTGTCAAGTATTCCTTGAGCAAGGACAAAAGAGCAAAGAAGCGTGGCCTTTGTCGGTTTCAGGCGCCGTGGAGACTAGTCGAGAAGACTGCTTTTACGGCAGATGGCGTGTTGCATATCCGCAGAAGCATAGCATG TAAAGATGAGATCCCTGCCGCTTGGGGAGAGGTGTCATTCGAGAACGAGTGGGGTCCTGGAAGAGGCTGGTTGCAGGTGCTGAGGCGGCCGGGAAAGCACGCCAGCGTCTGCCTTGATGGCTACCTGAGCAAGGATTTCGATCAGGATGACGAAGAGCCGTGCTATCGAAG AGCAGCGGTGCAGCACCTTGCGCTATTTGTGCCATGGGAGTCTTTTCTGTGCCGAGAAACGGACGACATCAACAGCATATGGGCGCGGGCACGAAAGGCGCTGCCTCCTAGAATATCATGCCTCGTTGATAATGTGCAACTGCTCCGACGATCGGCTGAAGACGCAAAACGCGATGCCCGGCAATGGGCAGCGTCATCTGGCGACGGTGAACTCACGGCCACACATGCCCACCAGGACAGGGCAGGCGAGGCGAGAGAAGAAGCCACATCGGCGTACCAGTCTGACAGCGTCGGAAACGCAACTCGTCTGATTGATGTTGTGAGGGGTGCAATTGGTGCGGCCCAGATCACGGAGGGCTCGCCAGAGCTCATGGGAATGATGCAGCAGCTTTGTCACTTTCAGCAATCAGCATTATGCTCGACTGTTGAGCTCCAGGCCACCGTAACACCCGAACCGGGGGAAAGACGGGTAAGCATACGAGGGAACCGATTTTCCGGGGTCGTAGTACCACCACAGGGCCaggtcaaggccatcaaggCGCAGCAGATCCGTGCGTCcagagagaaggagaaaatgaTCCAGGGTATACAAAGTACCGTCGCGGCCCACGGGACCGATCGCAGCGCAGTGGTGCAGAGTTTGCTCACCGGTTTTGGAGAGGAGGATATCCAAATGACGGCGGCGGATTTCGAAGGGACGCCAGTCAATGCAAGTCCGAGCATGGAAGTCCACTTTG ACAACTCGTTCAAGGCCGAGCAACGGCACCAGCATGACAAGGCGCACGCGCTGTGGAAGAAGTTCACGACGGTTGTCATGCTGGATGAACAAGTGCGTGCGGCAGGAGATCCGGTTTTGCAGAGACTGCTGAAGCGGATCCGACTGGGTGTGCAGGATCGCACGGATTTAGAACTGCGCAACTCAAGGTGCTACCGGGAGGATAGGCGGATCCCCTGGGAGACGGGCATCACCGTGGTGACACCACTGAATAGGAACCGGTGGAACCTAAATATGGAGGCAACCTTGGCGTTCCAGATCCTGCAGCGGTCATTAATGCGAATCTTCATCTCCGAGCACAAATGGAAGGATGGCCTGCCGACGgaggaagaagccatcatgaTGCTAAACCAGGGCGACGATAGCGCGATACCGGTACCAGCCATCTTCATGTTCGTGCCGGGGATTCCTGTCGTTGTGAACCACAATACCCACCAAGGGCTGAAGTTGGTCAACGGTGCCAGCTACACTGCTCTGGAGGTCATCCTCGACGAGACCCACCCGGGCCATCGGATCTCGGCCGATATGATGATCCACTTCGGGCCGCCAGCGGGGATAATCCTAGAGTCAGAGACAACAAAGGATATCCACTTCGCCGGGATGCCGTCCGGCACGGTTCTCTTGACGCCCATGAGCGTTAGAATCCAATGCCAGCGAAAGAGGCCGTGGCAGCGCAACGACGTCAGCCGGAAGGGTTTGCCGTGCGCGGCGGCTTTTGCGTGCACAGACTACAAGGTGCAGGGCAGGACGCTCGAGCGCGTTGCACTGGAGTTGCGCGGGACGAG